In one window of Sandaracinaceae bacterium DNA:
- a CDS encoding GNAT family N-acetyltransferase, whose amino-acid sequence MAPCASVASSETARRVDHLWTASRTVEAASNGWCWYDICAAAEDRFAVSTGEETVAMWSAKTGVLLDGACFYRVDRIEVAPHRHRQGYGFASFYLLATRAREVAATGIVLAALPEACEFYERLGGVQHRPRGWHSAPGLVPFLFDSSRLEEIASDADRFRKHG is encoded by the coding sequence TTGGCGCCGTGCGCCAGCGTTGCATCGTCCGAGACCGCTCGTCGTGTGGACCATCTGTGGACCGCAAGTCGTACAGTCGAGGCGGCCTCCAACGGCTGGTGCTGGTACGACATCTGCGCCGCCGCAGAGGACCGCTTCGCAGTCTCGACGGGCGAGGAGACCGTGGCGATGTGGTCCGCCAAGACTGGGGTGCTGCTGGATGGCGCTTGCTTCTACCGCGTGGATCGCATCGAGGTCGCCCCCCACCGCCACAGACAAGGGTACGGCTTCGCGAGCTTCTACTTGCTCGCGACGCGCGCTCGAGAGGTCGCCGCTACCGGCATCGTGCTCGCCGCACTGCCCGAGGCATGCGAGTTCTACGAGAGGTTGGGGGGTGTCCAACATCGGCCCCGCGGTTGGCACTCAGCTCCTGGGCTGGTACCGTTTTTGTTCGACAGTTCACGACTCGAGGAGATCGCCTCCGATGCCGACCGATTCCGAAAGCACGGCTGA
- a CDS encoding efflux RND transporter periplasmic adaptor subunit — translation MSRSVQTPRRVYPAHPHRFETPRTEIPMFRATPALSLPSARTLALALLTTAAAACSPETAAQLPSAEDERAAPVDVTVVRVTRGSVGYEAEIGSHLLPRRAVDLSADVTARVQRVYVEEGDRVRAGQLLVRLDAAHARAIVAQSDAMASSAQVQAAQLAREYDRLAPLAERGAVAVSETDQLAASRDAALATAQASREARSAATTTLRTYVIRAPFDGIVESLPAEVGQVASQGGATLVRLIDLSEVEARVKVSESLLPGIAVGGAATAHLRSLDLRVTGRVERVGYELDPLTHTASVLVRFPNPDTTLRAGMFAYVTLTEAAPPEGLLLPAAAVRSAAGQSYVYRVTDDTARRVNVTARPVDANTMAVLSGLEEGDQVVVRAEQPLREDVRVRAQVAQAGSPGAQDATPEVAPAPSAANAAQLAGEAAQAEAPAEPEAAE, via the coding sequence ATGAGCCGCAGCGTTCAGACCCCACGGCGCGTGTACCCCGCCCACCCCCATCGCTTCGAGACCCCCCGGACTGAGATCCCCATGTTCCGCGCCACCCCCGCTCTCTCGCTCCCTTCCGCGCGCACCCTCGCGCTCGCGCTCCTGACCACCGCGGCCGCCGCCTGCTCTCCCGAGACGGCCGCGCAGCTTCCGTCGGCGGAGGACGAGCGCGCCGCGCCCGTCGACGTCACGGTCGTGCGCGTGACGCGCGGCAGCGTGGGCTACGAGGCCGAGATCGGCTCCCACCTGCTCCCGCGCCGGGCCGTGGACCTCAGCGCCGACGTCACGGCGCGCGTGCAGCGCGTCTACGTCGAGGAGGGCGACCGCGTGCGCGCGGGGCAGCTCCTGGTGCGTCTCGACGCCGCTCACGCGCGGGCCATCGTCGCCCAGTCGGACGCCATGGCCTCGTCGGCGCAGGTCCAGGCCGCGCAGCTCGCGCGCGAGTACGACCGGCTGGCGCCGCTCGCCGAGCGTGGGGCGGTCGCCGTCTCCGAGACCGACCAGCTCGCGGCCAGTCGGGACGCCGCGCTCGCCACGGCCCAAGCCTCGCGCGAAGCCCGCAGCGCGGCGACCACCACGCTGCGCACCTACGTCATCCGCGCGCCCTTCGACGGAATCGTCGAGTCCCTGCCGGCCGAGGTCGGGCAGGTGGCGTCGCAAGGGGGCGCGACGCTCGTGCGCCTAATCGACCTGAGCGAAGTGGAGGCGCGCGTGAAGGTGAGCGAGTCGCTGCTGCCGGGCATCGCCGTCGGAGGGGCAGCCACGGCGCACCTGCGCAGCCTGGACCTCCGCGTCACGGGCCGCGTCGAGCGCGTGGGCTACGAGCTGGACCCGCTGACCCACACCGCGTCTGTGCTGGTGCGCTTCCCGAACCCCGACACCACGCTGCGCGCCGGCATGTTCGCGTACGTCACGCTGACCGAGGCGGCGCCCCCCGAGGGGCTGTTGCTGCCGGCGGCCGCCGTGCGCAGCGCGGCCGGGCAGAGCTACGTGTACCGCGTGACGGACGACACCGCGCGGCGCGTGAACGTCACGGCCCGCCCCGTCGACGCGAACACCATGGCGGTGCTCTCCGGTCTGGAGGAGGGCGACCAGGTCGTCGTGCGCGCCGAGCAGCCGCTGCGCGAAGACGTGCGCGTGCGGGCCCAGGTCGCCCAGGCTGGCTCGCCGGGAGCACAAGACGCGACGCCGGAAGTCGCGCCAGCCCCTTCGGCAGCCAACGCCGCCCAACTTGCAGGTGAAGCCGCGCAGGCCGAGGCCCCCGCCGAGCCGGAGGCTGCGGAATGA
- a CDS encoding TolC family protein codes for MRHRIPLLCAAALLAHAHGAAAQAPVPLDAPTPEAPATLEAPPLRPGPSVVVELGAGGLTADAAAELSVQHAPDMAQAAAATARAEAAYREARVGLFPQLQLQASYTRLSRVNLPPFDIGGGTVIDNPFPQILNNYLLRASVSVPVTQIFMSTLPGMRAASLGREAAELQAAQQERMLRIQGREAYFQLMQARARVTVAQQSVRVLEALVDTTRAMVERGVLARAELSGIQARLSSIRVVLMVAEGDAVIAEVALVQRIGGRAGDHVVLGEAAEVSDVSIPAALDAGQVDAALEARPEAAALRALVEVRRAEVRVHRGTQLPQVALVGAIDYANPNQRVFPQTAQFRHTWSLGVNVTWSPNAFAAGHHRAAGAEATLVEAEAQLSGLERAITIEIHQADAAVRAAAASIGAAREAVAAAQETYEARRLRYEAGAGTSNDVLDAEMAARQAEVDLVDAYINYRLAQARRSYALGVTEEATP; via the coding sequence ATGAGACACCGCATCCCACTCCTCTGCGCCGCAGCGCTCCTCGCCCATGCGCATGGCGCTGCCGCGCAAGCTCCCGTGCCCCTCGACGCGCCGACTCCCGAGGCCCCCGCCACACTCGAGGCTCCGCCCCTCCGGCCGGGCCCGAGCGTGGTGGTCGAGCTGGGCGCCGGAGGGCTCACGGCGGACGCCGCCGCCGAGCTGTCCGTGCAGCACGCGCCCGACATGGCCCAGGCCGCCGCCGCCACCGCGCGCGCCGAGGCGGCCTACCGTGAGGCCCGGGTCGGTCTGTTCCCGCAGCTGCAGCTCCAGGCCAGCTACACCCGCCTGTCACGGGTGAACCTGCCGCCGTTCGACATCGGCGGGGGCACGGTCATCGACAACCCGTTCCCGCAGATTCTCAACAACTACCTGCTGCGCGCGTCGGTGTCCGTGCCTGTCACGCAGATCTTCATGAGCACGCTGCCCGGCATGCGCGCGGCCTCGCTCGGTCGCGAGGCGGCCGAGCTGCAGGCCGCGCAGCAGGAGCGCATGCTGCGCATCCAGGGGCGCGAGGCGTACTTCCAGCTGATGCAGGCGCGCGCGCGCGTCACCGTGGCGCAGCAGTCCGTGCGTGTGCTCGAGGCGCTGGTCGACACCACGCGTGCCATGGTCGAGCGCGGCGTGCTGGCTCGCGCAGAGCTGAGCGGCATCCAGGCGCGCCTCTCGTCCATCCGAGTGGTGCTGATGGTGGCCGAGGGCGACGCGGTCATCGCGGAGGTGGCGCTCGTGCAGCGCATCGGCGGGCGCGCCGGGGACCACGTGGTGCTCGGCGAGGCGGCCGAGGTGAGCGACGTGTCCATCCCGGCCGCGCTGGACGCCGGCCAGGTGGACGCGGCCCTCGAAGCGCGGCCCGAGGCGGCGGCGTTGCGCGCGCTGGTGGAGGTGCGGCGCGCCGAGGTACGCGTGCACCGCGGCACCCAGCTGCCGCAGGTCGCGCTGGTGGGCGCCATCGACTACGCCAACCCGAATCAACGCGTGTTCCCCCAGACCGCCCAGTTCCGGCACACCTGGAGCTTGGGCGTGAACGTCACGTGGTCGCCGAACGCGTTCGCGGCCGGGCACCACCGCGCCGCCGGGGCCGAGGCCACGCTGGTGGAGGCCGAGGCGCAGCTCAGCGGCCTCGAGCGTGCCATCACGATCGAGATCCACCAGGCCGACGCCGCCGTGCGGGCCGCCGCCGCGTCCATCGGCGCCGCTCGAGAGGCGGTCGCCGCCGCGCAGGAGACCTACGAGGCTCGCCGGCTGCGCTACGAGGCGGGCGCCGGCACGTCCAACGACGTGCTCGACGCCGAGATGGCCGCCCGCCAGGCCGAGGTGGACCTGGTGGACGCCTACATCAACTACCGCCTGGCGCAGGCCCGCCGCAGCTACGCGCTGGGCGTTACGGAGGAGGCCACGCCATGA
- a CDS encoding class I fructose-bisphosphate aldolase, translating to MSEVVEAILANYAGETPGVLGNLRRILNHGRLGGTGKLVILPVDQGFEHGPARSFAPNPVGYDPKYHPRLALESGCNAYAAPLGFIEAVAAEYAGRLPLILKVNNSDGLGEPPAPCSALTSAVEDAVRLGCSAIGYTIYPGSSLRNQQYQDLRDLIRAARAAGLPTVLWSYPRGNLPTEAETAVDVVAYAAQIAAQLGAHIIKVKPPTALVHQSAAKKNYEGIPIATLSERIAHIVQAAFDNRRIVIFSGGAAKGTEAVLEEIRGIADGGGYGSIVGRNAFQRSPEEGRALLSSIMDIYAAAAAKG from the coding sequence ATGTCCGAAGTCGTTGAAGCCATCCTCGCGAACTACGCCGGCGAGACCCCCGGGGTGCTCGGCAACCTGCGCCGCATCCTCAACCACGGTCGCCTGGGCGGCACGGGCAAGCTGGTCATCCTGCCGGTCGACCAGGGCTTCGAGCACGGCCCCGCGCGCAGCTTCGCGCCCAACCCCGTGGGCTACGACCCCAAGTACCACCCCCGCCTCGCGCTCGAGTCCGGCTGCAACGCCTACGCCGCGCCGCTCGGCTTCATCGAGGCCGTGGCCGCCGAGTACGCCGGGCGCCTGCCGCTCATCCTCAAGGTCAACAACAGCGACGGCCTGGGCGAGCCCCCGGCCCCGTGCTCCGCGCTGACCTCGGCCGTGGAGGACGCGGTGCGCCTCGGCTGCTCGGCCATCGGCTACACCATCTACCCGGGCAGCAGCCTGCGAAACCAGCAGTATCAGGACCTGCGCGACCTCATCCGCGCGGCGCGCGCCGCGGGCCTGCCCACCGTGCTGTGGTCCTACCCGCGCGGCAACCTGCCCACCGAGGCCGAGACCGCCGTGGATGTGGTCGCCTACGCCGCGCAGATCGCGGCGCAGCTGGGCGCGCACATCATCAAGGTGAAGCCCCCGACGGCGCTGGTGCACCAGAGCGCGGCGAAGAAGAACTACGAGGGCATCCCCATCGCCACGCTGTCCGAGCGCATCGCCCACATCGTGCAGGCTGCGTTCGACAACCGCCGCATCGTCATCTTCTCGGGCGGCGCCGCCAAGGGCACCGAGGCCGTGCTCGAAGAGATCCGTGGCATCGCGGACGGCGGCGGCTACGGCTCCATCGTCGGCCGCAACGCGTTCCAGCGCAGCCCCGAGGAGGGTCGCGCGCTGCTGTCGTCCATCATGGACATCTACGCCGCCGCCGCCGCCAAGGGCTGA